From a single Lolium rigidum isolate FL_2022 chromosome 7, APGP_CSIRO_Lrig_0.1, whole genome shotgun sequence genomic region:
- the LOC124675403 gene encoding probable inactive receptor kinase At1g27190, which translates to MPPPPLLLLLLLALALTLPPAAPQPPPGSSPGPQEDDARCLAGIKNTLKDPDGRLSTWTTNTTAGAVCDFSGVTCWNLQESRILSLSLSGFALQGAIPSSLQYCRSANTLDLSNNALTGPIPPAFCDWIPFVVNLDLSGNRLSGPIPSELANCRFLNSLKLNDNAFTGQIPASLARLDRLKSLDLSNNQLSNQIPSQLGAAFSKDSFSNNPGLCGHPVSSRCGNGLGSTGLGIVIAAGVLGAAASLLLAFFLWRCTGKTKAGRRRRQGVTESGLPSADEGSWWAERLQAAHNRLAPVSLFQQPIVKVKLADLLAATQCFSTSHIVVAGSSRAGTAYRAVLRDGSALTVKRLHSCPLSEKAFRSEMGRIGQLRHPNIVPLLGFCVVEEERLLVYKHMESGALSKVMKEPGETLLDWTTRLRIAAGAARGLAWLHHGFQVPQVHQNLSSSAVLLDEDYEARITDVGLTRLVRMAPGEGGDTSPFLNGDFGEFGYVAPEYASNPVGTMKGDTYAFGVILFELVTGQEAATVSSDVVGEGFKGTLVDWVFQLKSSGRIADAVDRSLSGKGHDAEISEFLKVAFQCIVARPKERISMYRVYHSLKTIGRGRDVSEQFDEFPLAYNKDDSDTM; encoded by the coding sequence ATGCCTCCCCcgcccctgctcctcctcctcctcctcgccctagccctcaccctcccgcccgccgccccgcagccgccgccgggcTCATCACCGGGTCCCCAGGAGGACGACGCGCGGTGCCTCGCCGGCATCAAAAACACCCTCAAGGACCCCGACGGCCGCCTCTCCACCTGGACCACCAACACCACCGCCGGCGCCGTCTGCGACTTCTCCGGCGTCACCTGCTGGAACCTGCAGGAGTCGCggatcctctccctctccctctccggcTTCGCCCTCCAGGGCGCCATCCCCTCCTCGCTCCAGTACTGCCGCAGCGCCAACACGCTCGACCTCTCCAACAACGCCCTCACAGGCCCCATCCCGCCCGCCTTCTGCGACTGGATCCCCTTCGTCGTCAACCTCGACCTCTCCGGCAACCGCCTCTCCGGGCCCATCCCCTCCGAGCTCGCCAACTGCCGCTTCCTCAACTCCCTCAAGCTCAACGACAACGCCTTCACCGGCCAGATCCCCGCCTCCCTCGCGCGCCTCGACCGCCTCAAGTCCCTCGACCTCTCCAACAACCAACTCTCCAACCAGATCCCGTCCCAGCTCGGCGCCGCCTTCTCCAAGGACTCCTTCTCCAACAACCCGGGCCTCTGCGGCCACCCGGTCTCCTCCCGCTGCGGCAACGGCCTGGGCAGCACCGGACTCGGCATCGTCATCGCCGCGGGGGTCCTCGGCGCCGCCGCATCCCTcctcctcgccttcttcctctGGCGATGCACCGGGAAAACCaaagccggccgccgccgccgccagggagTCACCGAATCCGGCCTCCCATCCGCCGACGAAGGGAGCTGGTGGGCGGAGCGGCTACAAGCCGCGCACAACCGCCTGGCGCCCGTCTCCCTCTTCCAGCAACCGATCGTCAAGGTGAAACTCGCCGACCTCCTCGCCGCCACGCAGTGCTTCAGCACATCCCACATAGTAGTCGCGGGGAGCTCGCGCGCGGGCACCGCCTACCGCGCCGTGCTGCGGGACGGCTCCGCGCTCACCGTCAAGCGCCTGCACTCCTGCCCGCTCTCCGAGAAGGCCTTCCGCTCCGAGATGGGGCGGATCGGGCAGCTGCGCCACCCCAACATCGTGCCGCTGCTCGGCTTCTGCGTCGTCGAGGAGGAGCGGCTGCTCGTGTACAAGCACATGGAGAGCGGGGCTCTCTCCAAGGTCATGAAAGAGCCGGGGGAGACCTTGCTCGACTGGACGACCCGGCTCAGGATcgccgccggggccgcgcggggtCTCGCGTGGCTGCACCACGGGTTCCAGGTTCCGCAGGTTCACCAGAACTTGAGCTCCAGCGCCGTGCTGCTCGACGAGGACTACGAGGCTCGGATCACCGACGTTGGGCTCACGAGGTTGGTCCGGATGGCGCCGGGCGAGGGCGGAGATACCAGCCCTTTCCTCAACGGCGATTTCGGGGAGTTCGGGTATGTTGCCCCGGAGTATGCTAGCAATCCAGTTGGCACCATGAAGGGCGATACATATGCGTTCGGGGTCATCCTCTTCGAGCTCGTCACCGGGCAGGAGGCTGCCACCGTGTCAAGCGATGTGGTGGGCGAAGGGTTCAAGGGGACATTGGTGGATTGGGTATTTCAGCTCAAGAGCTCTGGCCGGATCGCCGATGCTGTGGATAGGTCGTTGAGCGGGAAGGGCCATGATGCGGAGATCAGCGAGTTCTTGAAGGTGGCGTTTCAGTGTATCGTCGCTCGCCCAAAGGAGAGGATCTCAATGTACCGGGTTTACCACTCTCTCAAGACTATCGGAAGGGGCCGCGATGTCTCGGAGCAGTTCGATGAGTTCCCCCTGGCATATAACAAGGATGACTCGGACACCATGTAA